In one window of Juglans regia cultivar Chandler chromosome 3, Walnut 2.0, whole genome shotgun sequence DNA:
- the LOC108994850 gene encoding probable 2-oxoglutarate-dependent dioxygenase At5g05600 produces the protein MMSCLQSWPEPIVRVQALSESGIRAIPERYIKPLSDRPNRPDTSATVAAKKNSGTSSPPINIPVIDLQNLFSNDQSLCDETLSLVSHACREWGFFQIVNHGVSPELMKSARKTWREFFSLPPDVKQEYANSPTTYEGYGSRLGVQKGAILDWSDYFFLHYMPRSQRNESKWPQLPPSCRKVIAEYGEETVKLCGRLMEVLSINLGLGKEYLQNEFGGENIGACLRVNFYPKCPQPDLTLGLSPHSDPGGLTLLLPDDDVSGLQIRKCNDWVTVKPVPNAFIVNVGDQIQVLSNAIYKSVEHRVIVNAVKDRVSLALFYNPKSDLLIEPAKHLVTEDRPALYPPMTFDEYRLYIRTKGPCGKAQVESLKSPR, from the exons ATGATGAGTTGCTTGCAAAGTTGGCCTGAGCCGATTGTCCGAGTCCAAGCCTTATCAGAGAGTGGGATAAGAGCAATCCCGGAACGCTACATCAAGCCCCTCTCCGATAGGCCTAACCGGCCGGACACTTCCGCCACCGTCGCCGCCAAGAAGAATTCAGGGACGTCGTCTCCTCCCATTAACATCCCGGTCATTGACCTGCAAAACCTTTTCAGCAACGATCAGAGCCTCTGCGACGAGACTCTGAGTCTGGTATCCCACGCTTGCCGCGAGTGGGGTTTCTTTCAGATTGTGAACCACGGTGTCAGCCCTGAGCTGATGAAGAGTGCGAGAAAGACCTGGCGCGAGTTCTTTAGCCTCCCGCCCGATGTGAAGCAGGAATATGCCAACTCTCCGACCACGTACGAAGGGTATGGCAGCCGTTTGGGAGTGCAGAAGGGGGCGATTCTTGACTGGAGCGACTATTTTTTCCTCCATTACATGCCTCGGTCGCAGAGGAATGAGAGCAAGTGGCCTCAACTTCCACCATCTTGCAG GAAAGTGATTGCGGAATATGGCGAAGAAACGGTAAAGCTATGTGGAAGATTGATGGAGGTATTGTCCATAAATCTTGGGCTTGGGAAGGAATACCTCCAAAATGAATTTGGAGGTGAGAACATAGGTGCATGCTTAAGGGTGAACTTTTATCCTAAATGTCCACAACCAGACCTTACACTTGGTCTGTCCCCACACTCGGATCCCGGTGGCTTGACCCTTCTTCTTCCTGACGATGACGTGTCCGGACTTCAAATCCGCAAATGCAATGACTGGGTTACTGTTAAGCCGGTTCCAAATGCCTTCATTGTCAACGTAGGAGATCAAATTCAG gtaCTGAGTAATGCAATTTACAAGAGTGTGGAGCACCGGGTGATCGTGAATGCAGTGAAAGACAGGGTATCTCTGGCCTTATTTTATAACCCAAAGAGTGATTTACTTATTGAACCTGCCAAGCATCTAGTGACAGAAGATCGACCTGCACTTTATCCACCAATGACATTTGACGAATACAGACTTTATATCAGGACAAAGGGTCCATGTGGCAAGGCTCAAGTTGAATCCTTAAAATCTCCcagataa